One region of Flavobacterium sp. GSB-24 genomic DNA includes:
- a CDS encoding hydroxymethylpyrimidine/phosphomethylpyrimidine kinase, whose amino-acid sequence MPANRPFVLTIAGLDPSGGAGILADIKTFEQHKVTGFAISTANTIQTKNQFYEIEWTNLNFVIRSIETLFSNYKIAVVKIGIVASLYDLNQVISTIKLLSPSTKIVWDPVLKSTTKFVFMNIEDHERLNKILPKIDLITPNYHEAKILFPDFSSKENSFLTDILLKGGHNKKALGTDTLFLEDEILELLPSNQKCFEKHGSGCVLSSAIASNLALNQTMIEACKNAKIYIENYLSSTSTLIGYHYV is encoded by the coding sequence ATGCCAGCAAATCGCCCTTTCGTACTTACAATCGCAGGCTTAGATCCGTCTGGTGGCGCTGGGATTTTGGCTGATATCAAAACCTTTGAACAGCACAAAGTAACTGGTTTTGCCATTTCGACAGCGAATACAATTCAGACGAAAAATCAGTTTTATGAAATTGAATGGACGAATTTGAATTTTGTTATTCGGTCTATCGAAACGCTGTTTTCTAATTATAAAATTGCTGTTGTCAAAATTGGAATTGTAGCCTCTCTATACGACTTAAATCAAGTTATTTCGACTATAAAACTACTTTCTCCTTCAACAAAAATCGTTTGGGATCCAGTTTTAAAATCGACCACAAAATTTGTATTTATGAATATTGAAGATCATGAAAGATTAAATAAAATACTTCCCAAAATCGATTTGATTACACCGAATTATCATGAAGCCAAAATTCTGTTTCCTGATTTTAGTTCTAAAGAAAATAGCTTCTTAACAGACATTTTATTGAAAGGCGGACATAACAAAAAGGCTTTAGGAACAGATACTTTATTTCTAGAAGATGAAATTTTAGAATTGCTTCCTTCAAACCAGAAATGCTTTGAAAAACATGGCTCTGGCTGTGTACTTTCTTCTGCAATTGCATCCAACTTAGCATTAAACCAAACTATGATAGAAGCCTGTAAAAATGCCAAAATATATATCGAAAATTATTTGAGCTCAACTTCAACTTTAATCGGATATCATTATGTATAA
- a CDS encoding thiamine phosphate synthase yields the protein MIVITNPFSVENETNMIQSLFAEGLSLLHIRKPDFSELEMAQFIHQIKLEFRDRIVLHNHHALAEDFGINRFHFSEKERKQTHDSPERFSEPCRYSTSTHSIKDFNLLDSDFDYAFLSPVFKSISKENYHPETDLFEEIKSRTNYKTKVIALGGIDSQNIQKVLQNGFDDIALLGSIWKNENPLKQFTLCQQIALSYLQSQA from the coding sequence ATGATTGTAATTACGAATCCTTTTTCTGTTGAAAATGAAACAAATATGATTCAATCTTTATTTGCCGAGGGATTGTCTTTGCTTCATATTAGAAAACCTGATTTTTCTGAATTGGAAATGGCGCAGTTCATTCATCAAATAAAACTAGAATTTAGAGATCGAATTGTTTTGCACAATCATCATGCATTGGCAGAAGATTTTGGAATTAACCGATTTCATTTTTCTGAAAAAGAAAGAAAGCAAACTCATGACTCTCCTGAAAGGTTTTCAGAACCTTGTAGGTATTCAACATCAACACATTCTATTAAAGATTTCAATTTATTAGATAGTGATTTTGATTACGCTTTTTTAAGTCCAGTTTTTAAAAGTATTTCAAAAGAAAATTATCATCCAGAAACAGATCTTTTTGAAGAGATAAAATCACGAACAAACTATAAAACAAAAGTCATCGCTTTAGGCGGCATTGATTCGCAAAATATTCAAAAAGTGCTTCAAAACGGTTTTGATGATATTGCTCTTTTGGGAAGCATCTGGAAGAATGAAAATCCTTTAAAACAATTTACATTATGCCAGCAAATCGCCCTTTCGTACTTACAATCGCAGGCTTAG
- a CDS encoding thiamine phosphate synthase: MYNKLQYISQGETIEEQLRNIHQALDAGCEWIQMRFKNQTTQNRLTLGEAVKLLCDEYQVKFIVNDDLHLAQQIEADGVHLGLTDTKIDEARAILGSEKIIGGTANTFEDIQNHVKNGCDYIGLGPFRFTATKEKLSPILGLSGYFDILQRLKKDKIDVPVYAIGGITLRDINPLMETGINGIAVSGIITESEEKEKLIQQLKEKLYANVIV; the protein is encoded by the coding sequence ATGTATAATAAACTGCAATACATTTCGCAAGGCGAAACAATCGAAGAACAATTACGCAATATACATCAAGCTCTTGATGCTGGATGTGAGTGGATACAAATGCGATTTAAAAATCAAACAACTCAAAATAGGCTCACTTTGGGAGAAGCTGTAAAACTTCTATGCGACGAATATCAGGTCAAATTTATTGTAAATGATGATTTACATCTCGCCCAGCAAATTGAAGCAGATGGAGTTCATCTGGGATTAACAGACACAAAAATTGATGAAGCGAGAGCAATTTTAGGCTCTGAAAAAATAATTGGCGGAACTGCTAATACTTTTGAAGATATTCAGAATCATGTCAAAAACGGCTGTGATTATATTGGTTTAGGGCCTTTTCGTTTTACTGCAACGAAAGAAAAACTAAGTCCAATTTTAGGGTTGTCAGGTTATTTTGACATTCTTCAAAGACTGAAGAAAGATAAAATTGATGTTCCTGTTTATGCAATTGGAGGCATCACACTGCGAGATATAAATCCGTTAATGGAAACTGGAATTAACGGAATTGCGGTTTCTGGAATCATTACAGAAAGCGAGGAAAAGGAAAAATTAATTCAACAATTAAAAGAAAAATTATATGCAAACGTCATTGTTTAA
- a CDS encoding thiazole synthase — protein sequence MQTSLFNIGDKTFKSRLFLGTGKFGSNEEMEQAILASESELVTVALKRIDLETETDAILSHLKHPNINLLPNTSGARNAKEAVFAAQLAREALETNWVKLEIHPDPKYLMPDPIETLKATEEMAKLGFFVLPYIHADPVLCKHLESAGTAAVMPLGSPIGSNKGLKTIDFLEIIIEQSIVPVIVDAGIGAPSDAAKAMEIGADAVLVNTAIAVAGNPKLMAEAFREAVIAGRKAFEARIANQQNYAVASSPLTSFLYE from the coding sequence ATGCAAACGTCATTGTTTAATATTGGAGACAAAACTTTCAAATCACGTTTGTTTTTAGGAACAGGAAAATTTGGCTCGAATGAAGAAATGGAGCAGGCTATTTTGGCTTCAGAAAGTGAATTGGTTACTGTCGCCCTCAAACGTATTGATTTAGAAACAGAAACCGACGCTATTTTATCTCATTTAAAACATCCAAATATTAATTTATTACCCAATACATCTGGAGCACGAAATGCAAAAGAAGCTGTTTTTGCCGCACAATTGGCTCGTGAAGCTTTGGAAACCAATTGGGTAAAACTAGAAATTCATCCTGATCCCAAATACTTAATGCCTGATCCTATAGAAACTTTGAAAGCAACAGAAGAAATGGCAAAACTCGGTTTTTTTGTTCTGCCTTACATTCATGCTGATCCTGTTTTATGTAAACATTTAGAAAGTGCAGGAACAGCTGCTGTTATGCCTTTGGGTTCACCAATTGGCAGTAACAAAGGTTTGAAAACGATTGATTTTCTGGAAATTATTATCGAACAAAGCATTGTTCCGGTAATTGTAGATGCTGGAATCGGCGCTCCATCTGACGCTGCAAAAGCAATGGAAATTGGTGCCGATGCGGTTTTAGTGAATACTGCAATTGCTGTGGCTGGAAATCCGAAATTAATGGCTGAGGCTTTTAGAGAAGCTGTAATTGCAGGCCGAAAAGCTTTTGAAGCTAGAATTGCTAATCAGCAAAATTATGCCGTTGCTTCTAGTCCTTTGACTTCATTTCTTTATGAGTAA
- the thiH gene encoding 2-iminoacetate synthase ThiH has product MNTFKSIFEQYNWDEIQSKIYKTTSKDIERTLAKTKYNLEDFLILISPIAQNYLEQMAQKCHEITKKRFGKTIQMYAPLYLSNECQNICTYCGFSLDNKIKRKTLTDAEIKVEVEALKNTGFDHVLLVTGEANYTVNINYFLNAIDLIRKDFSIISVEVQPLSTEDYERLHKAGVYSVLVYQETYHQEVYKKYHTKGKKSNFDYRLETPDRIGSAGIHKIGLGVLLGLEDWRTDSFFNALHLDYLQKKYWQTKYSVSFPRLRPAEGIIEPNFIMDDKDLTQLICAYRLWNEDLEISISTRENEKFRNNIIPIGVTSMSAGSKTNPGGYVVDPQSLEQFEISDERSAEEISKIIKMKGYEPVWKDWDRSYISDFRV; this is encoded by the coding sequence ATGAATACTTTTAAATCTATTTTTGAGCAATATAATTGGGATGAAATCCAATCCAAGATATATAAAACCACGTCAAAAGATATTGAACGCACTTTGGCTAAAACCAAATACAATCTCGAGGATTTTTTGATTTTGATTTCTCCAATTGCTCAAAATTATTTAGAGCAAATGGCACAAAAATGCCATGAAATCACCAAAAAACGCTTCGGGAAAACGATTCAAATGTATGCACCGTTGTATTTGAGCAACGAATGCCAGAACATTTGTACCTATTGTGGATTTAGTCTAGACAATAAAATCAAAAGAAAAACGCTGACTGATGCTGAGATAAAAGTAGAAGTTGAAGCCTTAAAAAACACTGGCTTCGATCATGTTTTACTGGTCACAGGCGAAGCTAATTATACCGTAAATATTAACTATTTTCTAAATGCAATTGACTTGATTCGAAAAGATTTTTCGATTATTTCTGTTGAAGTTCAGCCTCTTTCAACAGAAGATTATGAACGTCTGCATAAAGCTGGAGTTTATTCGGTTTTGGTTTATCAGGAAACTTATCATCAGGAAGTTTACAAAAAATATCATACGAAAGGAAAAAAATCAAATTTTGACTATAGATTAGAAACTCCAGACAGAATAGGTTCTGCAGGAATTCATAAAATTGGCTTGGGTGTTTTATTAGGTTTAGAAGATTGGCGAACGGACAGCTTCTTTAATGCTTTACATTTAGATTATCTTCAAAAAAAATATTGGCAGACTAAATATTCGGTTTCGTTTCCACGTCTCCGCCCTGCAGAAGGAATTATTGAACCTAATTTTATCATGGATGATAAAGATCTGACGCAGTTAATCTGCGCCTATCGTTTATGGAATGAGGATTTAGAAATTTCTATTTCAACTCGTGAGAACGAGAAATTCAGAAACAATATAATTCCAATTGGCGTTACGAGCATGAGTGCTGGTTCTAAAACAAATCCGGGTGGTTATGTTGTTGATCCGCAGTCTTTGGAACAATTCGAAATCAGTGATGAACGTTCTGCAGAAGAAATTTCAAAAATCATAAAAATGAAAGGTTACGAACCC